A window of Enterobacter ludwigii genomic DNA:
TCCGCTCGATGCCGAGTGCGATTGCTATACCTGTCGCAATTATTCTCGCGCGTATCTGCATCATCTCGATCGTTGCAATGAGATTTTGGGTGCGCGTCTCAATACCATTCATAACCTTCGCTATTATCAGCGCTTAATGGCTGGTTTACGCAAGGCTATCGAAGAGGGTAAATTAGAGAGCTTCGTGACCGATTTCTACCAACGTCAGGGTCGAACCGTTCCACCTTTGAACGTTGATTAATTTTAATAATGAGGGAATTTGAATGAGCTTTTTTATTTCTGATGCGGTAGCGGCAACAGGTGCTCCGGCGCAGGGCAGCCCGATGTCTCTGATTCTGATGCTGGTTGTGTTCGGTCTGATCTTCTACTTCATGATCCTGCGCCCACAGCAAAAGCGTACCAAAGAGCACAAAAAGCTGATGGACTCCATCGCGAAAGGCGATGAAGTGCTGACCAACGGTGGTCTGGTTGGTCGCGTAACCAAAGTGGCTGAAAGCGGCTACATTGCTATCGCGCTGAACGACACCACTGAAGTGGTTATCAAACGTGACTTCGTAGCTGCCGTTCTGCCGAAAGGCACTATGAAGGCGCTGTAATCCCAACTTTTCCCAAAGGGAACTGCCGTGTTAAACCGTTATCCTTTGTGGAAGTACATCATGCTGGTCGTCGTGATTCTCGTCGGCCTGCTGTACGCGCTTCCCAACCTGTATGGTGAGGATCCGGCTGTTCAAATCACTGGCGCGCGCGGTGTCGCCGCCAGTGAGCAAACGCTGATCCAGGTCCAGAAAACGTTACAAGAAGAAAAAATTACCGCTAAGTCTGTGGCTCTGGAAGAGGGTGCAATTCTTGCTCGCTTCGACACCACCGACACGCAGCTCCGCGCCCGTGAAGCGCTGATGGGCGTGCTGGGTGATAAATATGTCGTGGCGCTTAACCTTGCTCCTGCAACCCCTCGTTGGCTGGCTGCACTGAACGCAGAGCCAATGAAACTCGGTCTTGACCTGCGTGGTGGCGTTCACTTCCTGATGGAAGTGGATATGGATACCGCGCTGGGCAAACTGCAGGAACAGAATATCGACAGCCTGCGTAGCGATCTGCGTGAAAAAGGCATCGCGTACACTACCGTACGTAAAGAAGATAACTACGGTATGAGCATCACGTTCCGCGACAGCGCGGCGCGCGATCAGGCTGTAACTTATCTGTCTCAGCGTCACCGCGATCTGGTGATCACCTCTTCAGGCAGCAACCAGCTGCGCGCGGTGATGACCGATGCGCGTCTGAGTGAAGCGCGTGAATACGCCGTTCAGCAGAACATTAACATTCTGCGTAACCGTGTAAACCAACTGGGTGTGGCTGAGCCTCTGGTACAGCGCCAGGGTGCTGACCGTATCGTGGTCGAACTGCCAGGTATCCAGGATACCGCACGTGCGAAAGAGATTCTGGGTGCGACCGCAACGCTCGAATTCCGTCTGGTTAACTCCAACGTTGATCAGTCCGCTGCCGCAGCAGGCCGTATTCCGGGTGACTCCGAAGTGAAACAGACCCGCGAAGGTCAGCCTGTTGTGCTGTACAAACGCGTGATCCTGACCGGTGACCACATCACTGACTCCACTTCCAGCCAGGACGAATACAACCAGCCGCAGGTTAACATCTCGCTGGATAGCGCGGGTGGTAACATCATGTCTAACTTCACCAAGGACAACATCGGTAAACCGATGGCGACCCTGTTCGTGGAGTACAAAGACAGCGGTAAGAAAGATGCCAATGGCCGTGCAGTGCTGGTGAAAGAGGAAGAGGTGATTAACATCGCCAATATCCAGTCTCGTCTGGGTAACAGCTTCCGTATTACCGGTATCAGCAACCCGAACGAAGCGCGTCAGCTCTCTCTGCTGCTGCGTGCCGGTGCGCTGATTGCACCAATTCAGATTGTTGAAGAACGTACCATTGGTCCTACTCTGGGTATGCAAAACATCCAGCAGGGTCTGGAAGCGTGTCTGGCCGGTCTGGTGGTCTCTATCCTGTTCATGATCTTCTTCTATAAGAAGTTTGGTCTTATTGCGACGTCCGCGCTGCTGGCTAACCTGGTGCTGATCATCGGCATCATGTCCCTGCTGCCGGGTGCGACGCTGACCATGCCGGGTATTGCGGGTATCGTTCTGACCCTTGCGGTGGCGGTCGACGCCAACGTACTGATCAACGAACGTATCAAAGAAGAGTTGAGCAACGGTCGCTCTGTGCAGCAGGCGATTGAAGAAGGCTATAAAGGCGCGTTCAGCTCCATCTTCGATGCGAACGTAACAACACTGATTAAGGTTCTTATCCTGTATGCAGTGGGTACT
This region includes:
- the yajC gene encoding preprotein translocase subunit YajC, with product MSFFISDAVAATGAPAQGSPMSLILMLVVFGLIFYFMILRPQQKRTKEHKKLMDSIAKGDEVLTNGGLVGRVTKVAESGYIAIALNDTTEVVIKRDFVAAVLPKGTMKAL
- the secD gene encoding protein translocase subunit SecD, with translation MLNRYPLWKYIMLVVVILVGLLYALPNLYGEDPAVQITGARGVAASEQTLIQVQKTLQEEKITAKSVALEEGAILARFDTTDTQLRAREALMGVLGDKYVVALNLAPATPRWLAALNAEPMKLGLDLRGGVHFLMEVDMDTALGKLQEQNIDSLRSDLREKGIAYTTVRKEDNYGMSITFRDSAARDQAVTYLSQRHRDLVITSSGSNQLRAVMTDARLSEAREYAVQQNINILRNRVNQLGVAEPLVQRQGADRIVVELPGIQDTARAKEILGATATLEFRLVNSNVDQSAAAAGRIPGDSEVKQTREGQPVVLYKRVILTGDHITDSTSSQDEYNQPQVNISLDSAGGNIMSNFTKDNIGKPMATLFVEYKDSGKKDANGRAVLVKEEEVINIANIQSRLGNSFRITGISNPNEARQLSLLLRAGALIAPIQIVEERTIGPTLGMQNIQQGLEACLAGLVVSILFMIFFYKKFGLIATSALLANLVLIIGIMSLLPGATLTMPGIAGIVLTLAVAVDANVLINERIKEELSNGRSVQQAIEEGYKGAFSSIFDANVTTLIKVLILYAVGTGAIKGFAITTGIGVATSMFTAIVGTRAIVNLLYGGKRVKKLSI